In Salvelinus alpinus chromosome 19, SLU_Salpinus.1, whole genome shotgun sequence, the genomic stretch TTAAGTTTAAACACTCCGGATGTGTGTGGAGACTTTTCCCAGTAAGGAATCACTGAGTCCTCCTCTGAGCCAGGGGGCTGACTGCAGTACACTGTGTCAGATGCTGTTAGGAGTTCTCTGTCACTCTGGTAGTTCATTGCAAACAGCATCACCCTCTGGGAGAGGATGAAAACAGGGCCCTCTTTGCTACACACAAAGTGACTAGGCCTTCGGAAGGTGATCTGCAGGTAAACCTCGTACACGCCATCTTTCAGCACGATGAGGTCGCCGTCGTCATACTCAAAGTCGCTGAGGTGAGCAAGTCCAAGTTTGTCCTCCCATTCAAGGTATTCCCTTTTCGAATTATTAAATGAGGCTGGAGCTGGAAGAGTGACAAGGAGGACATTACCTTTTAGCTTAGTCTTATTGATTGGTCTTTCAAGCAGTAATATCATGAGTAGTGTTGGTATCATAATTGTACCTGTCAGATGGGCACTTGGATTGGTTCTGACTTGCTGCTGCTGAAGATAGCCTATATGGAGGGATAAAATAGACAgtgtgaagatgatgatgatgatgatgatgaggatgatgatgatgatgatgattataataATATCATGACaaccataataataataataatcagaatTTACCTATAGAATAGCTCCCCGCTGAAGTGAGCTACAAATAAAAACACAAGATCCATTCAGATTTACTGTGTATAATAGTCTGCAAGATACACCACAGCTCTCTACAATTAGAATGACAAGCGTTTTCTGATCTCTCTAATAATTATATACATTTACTTTAGGCTACTGGGCCTAACAGTTTGATTCttaccacacacacaaaaataagcTTACCTGGTTGTCCGCTGCTTTATGCTGATATGCGTGTAGCAGGAGTGCAGCACACGACAGAAGTATAGAGACAAACGCAGCGAACCGAGTGAGGCACACTGACAGCACTTTATCTCTGCGGCTCACCCGGGAATAAAGAATCCTGTCACTCTTCGCACGATGACAACGGATCTCACAGCAAACCTCTTCATTGGCAGCGGCTGTCATGATCAGCAGGGAGTGAGTACTACTCAATGGATTTTGACGTTCAAGTCCGACGTTTATAAATCTTGTCGCCCACGTTCCACCTACAGTCAGGGTATCGTGTAAACGTGTTGTTTCAATCTGTGAGTTTCAGTGTAGGGCCTACAGTGGCCAATTTTTCATGTAACACTTAACTTCCTGTTTAGACATTGAACTGGATATGACTGAAAATGAACTTAGCCATACTACAAACCAAAATACTGTTGTAAATATCGTGACTCAACAACaaacaattgtattttttttctcaaGTTGTTACAGGATTCAAATTTCAATCAAGTTTAAAATATAATCTTTTGAAATGTTCAATAAATAATAGAACATTAAATAAATCCTTACGAAAAAAGagtgcagtcagagtgcagtataactgcagtacactatGCTGGAAATACTGCCTCCAAAATACCCTCAAAATgtactgcagtaattttgcagtaAAACTGTAGttacagtgcagtataactgAACTGCAAtacactgcagttattctgcaattattgcatccaaaataccacagtgcACTGCAGTTACAGCACCTTTACTGCAGTTTTAAAACAGTAATATATTTTGTAAGGGGATAAGTCATCCAATCAAAGCAAAAAATAGACAAAATTAAAAGTCTCTtttcatggcttgttttttgtttAAGTTACAGCTCTTTATTGACCATAACTGGCAGTAGACATGCTCAGTCTTCATTGTCACAACACCAGTGGTGGCTGGTGCCCCTTAaaatggggaggacgggctcataataatggctggaacggaataaatGGAAGGGTCTCAGACTCCAAAAATacctggtttccatgtgttttataccattccattgactccattcatTATTATGAGTCACCCTCCCATCACTAGCCTCCTCTGAACAGAACACATAGGTCACGTTCCCCTGTTCAGACCTTGCACGCATCAACCAATGATTGTGTGTGCCGTTGGGCACCAGATTCCTATAACATATGATGTGATTAGCTGATACTTCAAATATCTATCTAGATGTTGTAAGCTCTGGCATGCATCAGCAATGCCTGGGGCAGAGGAATGTTCCCTATACACTGGCTGACACTCTCATGGTTGCAAAAAATGAACTGTGTATAAACCACGCCTCCAAATATTCGAATGAGCCGTCAATCTAGACCACCTGGCCAGGCTGGAACGACCGGTGTAATGATACTAATGGTTTCAACAGTTGTGGCTAGAGGAATACAGGTCCATCCAGAT encodes the following:
- the LOC139545935 gene encoding tumor necrosis factor ligand superfamily member 6-like: MTAAANEEVCCEIRCHRAKSDRILYSRVSRRDKVLSVCLTRFAAFVSILLSCAALLLHAYQHKAADNQLTSAGSYSIGYLQQQQVRTNPSAHLTAPASFNNSKREYLEWEDKLGLAHLSDFEYDDGDLIVLKDGVYEVYLQITFRRPSHFVCSKEGPVFILSQRVMLFAMNYQSDRELLTASDTVYCSQPPGSEEDSVIPYWEKSPHTSGVFKLKVGDRLRVSNEDWYHELMLLQEDKTFFGAHLI